Proteins from one Paenibacillus amylolyticus genomic window:
- a CDS encoding ATP-binding protein, producing the protein MARSDLIIKLVESGIQGNEELFKTSVEALIVDEKSKNHTILADRLEKALQKNTKKRLDGSINTLNFHRNQNLYYEKTPTFTLDSLILDQNVRQNLHDLIQEHFRVDLLRTYNLEPRNRIMLAGPPGNGKTSIAEALATELMVPLITVRYEGLVDSYLGETANKLNELFNFAKTKRCVLFFDEFDTVGKERGDSQETGEIKRVVSSLLLQIDNLPSHVVVVTATNHPELLDRAVWRRFQLKLDIKLPTKNQIEQWIERYKSENKFNLGHSKNTLLKSLEGLSYSELNEFGLDIKRKYIMSIPNSDIKSIVRKSLESIKFQYSNIESGAEKGE; encoded by the coding sequence TTGGCAAGGTCAGATTTAATCATAAAACTTGTTGAATCAGGAATACAAGGAAATGAAGAACTCTTTAAAACATCTGTAGAGGCTTTAATTGTAGATGAAAAAAGTAAAAACCATACTATATTAGCAGATAGACTTGAAAAAGCTCTACAAAAAAATACAAAAAAAAGACTAGATGGTAGTATAAATACTTTGAATTTTCACAGAAATCAGAATTTGTATTACGAAAAAACTCCTACTTTTACGCTTGATTCTTTGATACTAGATCAGAATGTTAGACAAAACCTTCATGATTTGATTCAGGAACATTTTAGAGTCGACCTACTAAGAACTTATAATTTAGAACCAAGAAATAGAATAATGCTTGCAGGCCCTCCTGGAAACGGGAAAACATCCATTGCAGAAGCACTAGCTACCGAATTGATGGTCCCTCTAATAACTGTAAGATATGAGGGCCTAGTAGATAGTTACTTAGGAGAGACAGCAAATAAGTTAAACGAACTCTTTAATTTCGCTAAAACTAAACGATGTGTTCTTTTTTTCGATGAGTTCGATACAGTAGGTAAAGAGCGAGGGGATTCTCAAGAAACGGGAGAGATTAAACGAGTGGTAAGCTCATTACTACTACAAATTGATAATCTCCCTAGTCATGTAGTTGTAGTAACAGCAACAAATCATCCAGAACTTTTAGACAGAGCAGTATGGAGACGGTTTCAATTAAAGCTGGACATTAAACTTCCTACAAAAAACCAAATTGAGCAGTGGATAGAAAGGTACAAAAGTGAGAACAAATTTAATCTTGGACATTCTAAAAACACCTTATTAAAGAGCTTAGAGGGGTTAAGTTACTCGGAGTTAAATGAATTTGGACTAGATATAAAGAGGAAGTATATTATGTCAATTCCAAATTCCGATATAAAAAGCATCGTAAGAAAATCACTAGAAAGTATAAAATTCCAATATTCCAATATAGAGTCAGGGGCTGAAAAAGGTGAATGA
- a CDS encoding helix-turn-helix transcriptional regulator has product MTTLRNSVGERIRAIRKAKGLTQQQLAELSGLDDAYVGSVERGERNFSIDTLEKILTGLNVPSYSLFYNSNNDSDSLNLQFIDNYRSIINDLNPKQVQNLNNIIKEFRDAFR; this is encoded by the coding sequence ATGACAACATTACGAAATTCGGTAGGAGAACGGATTAGAGCAATTCGTAAGGCGAAGGGTTTAACACAACAGCAACTTGCAGAACTCTCAGGACTGGATGATGCATATGTTGGTTCTGTAGAACGCGGCGAAAGGAATTTTTCCATTGATACTTTGGAAAAGATTCTAACTGGTTTGAATGTCCCTAGTTATTCTTTATTCTATAACTCCAATAATGATTCTGATTCGCTAAACTTGCAATTTATAGACAACTACAGATCGATAATTAATGATTTAAATCCTAAACAAGTTCAGAACTTGAACAACATCATAAAAGAATTTAGAGATGCTTTTAGATAG
- a CDS encoding DNA-binding protein → MQKSILKSLKPDIIVEMLDMAVAFENWNKLMERADMLYQCVQSIHEERQEYRSKGVPAPHIHIERPLVYYYGFSHLMRGMAHQKMGQVDQARACIDLYAELGWIEDLDEVDMQVVQEFRHKARVNRYALEIEAGQVQLLEEFVNFLLEHPEEWLVGLKVITEAAVRHRWQIDRVLHMFEDQIQGDVREMDSSNNGDVYHYVYQRALYEQWMGRPQGAVEFILKAIRLAHKLGMDRYVIRCIALLESLREEATEEQIGRYRVMLEEVK, encoded by the coding sequence TTGCAAAAATCTATCCTAAAGTCACTCAAACCGGACATCATTGTTGAAATGTTGGACATGGCTGTGGCTTTTGAAAATTGGAATAAGTTGATGGAGAGGGCGGACATGTTATATCAATGTGTGCAGTCCATCCATGAAGAGAGGCAGGAGTATCGGTCAAAGGGAGTGCCTGCGCCACATATACACATCGAGCGGCCCTTGGTCTACTATTACGGGTTCAGTCACCTAATGCGGGGTATGGCTCACCAGAAGATGGGACAGGTAGATCAGGCGAGGGCATGTATCGATCTATATGCAGAACTGGGATGGATAGAGGATCTGGATGAGGTAGATATGCAGGTAGTACAGGAGTTCAGGCATAAGGCACGGGTGAATCGGTATGCTCTGGAGATTGAAGCCGGGCAGGTGCAACTGCTGGAGGAGTTTGTGAACTTTTTGCTTGAGCATCCGGAGGAATGGTTGGTGGGTCTGAAAGTGATTACGGAAGCGGCAGTGCGGCATAGATGGCAGATTGATCGGGTTTTACATATGTTTGAGGATCAGATACAGGGCGATGTCAGAGAAATGGATTCTTCAAACAACGGTGATGTGTACCATTACGTTTATCAGCGAGCTTTGTACGAACAGTGGATGGGAAGACCACAGGGGGCCGTGGAGTTCATTTTAAAGGCAATCAGGTTAGCGCATAAGCTAGGGATGGATCGGTATGTTATAAGGTGCATAGCATTGTTGGAATCATTGCGGGAAGAGGCTACAGAGGAGCAGATTGGGCGGTATCGGGTGATGTTGGAGGAAGTGAAGTAA
- a CDS encoding WXG100 family type VII secretion target: MSTIKVTPEQLHHVSNQVDQARQQLENIRSDLTRQIMFVQAMWMGATQERFYYEFEQSRPILDKALESMVNTSKELKDIATRFQDADAQKGSLGGAFGAVGAAAMMTKSSGDSGSGDKGYRMAYNAMLGKMMPVNEKGVTDQAALQAYERDQGHLDFNRMQAVNVEPPGEDIFALQIKAFEMGIHPTTGEPVSDKYAQMMVTSLKFSQIFMAIQMVRGSMPGSKGPFRLPASNPAVVKIKQHIEAAKAKSGKSHVGTSNGKSETNKKFSDMNSDEQLAISKRYAQTAPIEIPESANMKAKSMNDGYEQITYKWNDGTYKYEVRWHTRTSGAPIDQGNTWVIQRTIPGSGGSKPQSFYKIGENEWVEGYKWYDAIAARKTGTATPEQVRILDQGHWKE, translated from the coding sequence ATGAGTACAATCAAAGTTACCCCTGAACAACTACATCACGTATCGAATCAGGTGGATCAAGCCAGACAACAGTTGGAGAATATTCGAAGTGATCTGACGAGACAGATCATGTTCGTTCAGGCGATGTGGATGGGCGCGACGCAGGAGCGATTTTACTATGAGTTCGAGCAGTCACGACCTATACTGGATAAAGCGTTGGAGAGTATGGTCAATACATCGAAGGAATTGAAGGATATCGCCACGCGATTCCAAGATGCAGATGCTCAGAAGGGAAGTCTGGGTGGTGCGTTTGGAGCAGTCGGTGCCGCAGCTATGATGACCAAATCATCAGGTGATTCCGGTTCGGGTGACAAGGGCTATCGGATGGCTTATAACGCGATGCTTGGTAAAATGATGCCTGTGAACGAGAAAGGTGTTACGGATCAGGCTGCCCTTCAGGCTTATGAGAGGGATCAGGGACATCTGGATTTTAATCGTATGCAAGCTGTGAACGTTGAACCGCCTGGGGAAGATATTTTTGCGTTACAGATCAAGGCATTTGAGATGGGGATTCATCCTACGACGGGCGAGCCTGTATCAGATAAGTATGCTCAGATGATGGTGACCTCTCTGAAGTTTAGTCAGATATTCATGGCGATTCAAATGGTTCGCGGGAGTATGCCGGGCAGTAAAGGTCCGTTTCGATTGCCTGCTTCTAATCCTGCTGTGGTGAAGATTAAGCAGCATATTGAGGCTGCTAAGGCTAAATCAGGTAAAAGCCATGTCGGAACTTCTAATGGAAAAAGTGAAACTAATAAGAAATTCTCTGATATGAATTCAGATGAACAATTAGCTATTTCGAAAAGATATGCACAAACTGCTCCAATAGAGATTCCTGAAAGTGCGAATATGAAAGCTAAATCAATGAATGATGGTTACGAACAGATAACATACAAATGGAATGATGGGACATATAAGTATGAGGTTAGGTGGCACACTAGGACATCTGGTGCTCCTATTGATCAAGGAAACACCTGGGTAATTCAAAGGACAATTCCAGGTAGTGGAGGTAGTAAGCCACAGTCTTTTTACAAGATTGGAGAGAACGAGTGGGTTGAGGGATACAAGTGGTATGATGCAATTGCTGCAAGAAAAACAGGTACTGCCACACCGGAACAAGTCCGGATTTTAGATCAAGGACATTGGAAGGAGTAA